A genomic window from Thunnus thynnus chromosome 12, fThuThy2.1, whole genome shotgun sequence includes:
- the ss18 gene encoding protein SSXT isoform X3 yields MSVAFAPHRQRGKGDITPAGIQKLLDENNQLIQCIMDFQSKGKTAECSQYQQMLHRNLVYLATIADSNQNMQSLLPAPPTQNMPMGPGGMNQSGPPPQPPHGHNMPSEGMVSGGPPAPHMQNQMNGQMPGPNHMPMQGPGPGPNQPPNMPSGSMNMPPSSHGSMGGYNHAVPSSQGMPAQSQMNMTQGQPMGNYGPRPNMNMQPNQGPMMHQQPPSQQYNMPPGGGGQHYQGQQNPMGMMGQVNQGNHVMGQRPMPPYRPPQQGNAQYGQQQEAYQQGPPQQQGYPPQQQYPGQQGYPPQQQGYGPSQSAPGQYPNYPQGQGQQYGAYRPPQPGPPQGQQQRPYGYDQGQYGNYQQ; encoded by the exons ATGTCGGTGGCATTTGCACCTCACAGGCAGCGTGGGAAGGGTGATATAACACCCGCTGGAATACAAAAG TTACTTGACGAAAACAACCAGCTGATTCAGTGTATAATGGACTTCCAGAGCAAAGgcaaaacagcagagtgttcACA ATATCAACAGATGCTGCACAGAAATTTAGTGTACCTGGCCACAATAGCAGACTCCAATCAGAATATGCAGTCTCTCCTCCCGGCT CCACCCACTCAAAACATGCCCATGGGCCCTGGTGGGATGAACCAAAGTGGACCCCCCCCTCAGCCTCCTCACGGTCACAACATGCCCTCTGAGGGTATGGTCAGCGGTGGCCCTCCAGCCCCACACATGCAGAACCAGATGAATGGACAGATGCCTG GACCTAATCACATGCCCATGCAAGGTCCCGGTCCAGGCCCCAACCAGCCCCCAAACATGCCCAGTGGCTCTATGAATATGCCCCCCAGCAGCCATGGCTCAATGGGTGGTTACAATCACGCTGTCCCTTCCTCCCAGGGCATGCCAGCACAGAGCCAAATGAACATGACCCAGGGCCAGCCCATGGGAAACTATGGGCCACGGCCAAACATGAACATGCAGCCCAATCAAG GCCCCATGATGCACCAGCAGCCTCCCTCCCAGCAGTATAACATGCCACCTGGTGGTGGGGGCCAGCACTACCAAGGGCAACAAAACCCAATGGGCATGATGGGCCAGGTCAACCAAGGGAATCATGTCATGGGGCAGAGGCCAATGCCCCCCTACAGACCCCCACAGCAAG GTAATGCTCAGTATGGCCAACAGCAGGAAGCATATCAGCAAGGCCCTCCCCAGCAGCAGGGCTACCCTCCTCAACAGCAGTACCCAGGTCAGCAGGGCTACCCACCACAGCAGCAGGGTTACG GCCCCTCCCAAAGTGCCCCAGGACAGTACCCCAACTATCCTCAGGGCCAGGGACAGCAGTATGGAGCCTATCGCCCCCCTCAACCTGGACCCCCACAGGGCCAGCAGCAACGCCCTTATGGCTATGACCAG GGCCAGTATGGAAATTACCAGCAATGA
- the ss18 gene encoding protein SSXT isoform X1: MSVAFAPHRQRGKGDITPAGIQKLLDENNQLIQCIMDFQSKGKTAECSQYQQMLHRNLVYLATIADSNQNMQSLLPAPPTQNMPMGPGGMNQSGPPPQPPHGHNMPSEGMVSGGPPAPHMQNQMNGQMPGPNHMPMQGPGPGPNQPPNMPSGSMNMPPSSHGSMGGYNHAVPSSQGMPAQSQMNMTQGQPMGNYGPRPNMNMQPNQGPMMHQQPPSQQYNMPPGGGGQHYQGQQNPMGMMGQVNQGNHVMGQRPMPPYRPPQQGPPQQYPGQEDYYGDQYSHAGQGASEGNAQYGQQQEAYQQGPPQQQGYPPQQQYPGQQGYPPQQQGYGPSQSAPGQYPNYPQGQGQQYGAYRPPQPGPPQGQQQRPYGYDQGQYGNYQQ, from the exons ATGTCGGTGGCATTTGCACCTCACAGGCAGCGTGGGAAGGGTGATATAACACCCGCTGGAATACAAAAG TTACTTGACGAAAACAACCAGCTGATTCAGTGTATAATGGACTTCCAGAGCAAAGgcaaaacagcagagtgttcACA ATATCAACAGATGCTGCACAGAAATTTAGTGTACCTGGCCACAATAGCAGACTCCAATCAGAATATGCAGTCTCTCCTCCCGGCT CCACCCACTCAAAACATGCCCATGGGCCCTGGTGGGATGAACCAAAGTGGACCCCCCCCTCAGCCTCCTCACGGTCACAACATGCCCTCTGAGGGTATGGTCAGCGGTGGCCCTCCAGCCCCACACATGCAGAACCAGATGAATGGACAGATGCCTG GACCTAATCACATGCCCATGCAAGGTCCCGGTCCAGGCCCCAACCAGCCCCCAAACATGCCCAGTGGCTCTATGAATATGCCCCCCAGCAGCCATGGCTCAATGGGTGGTTACAATCACGCTGTCCCTTCCTCCCAGGGCATGCCAGCACAGAGCCAAATGAACATGACCCAGGGCCAGCCCATGGGAAACTATGGGCCACGGCCAAACATGAACATGCAGCCCAATCAAG GCCCCATGATGCACCAGCAGCCTCCCTCCCAGCAGTATAACATGCCACCTGGTGGTGGGGGCCAGCACTACCAAGGGCAACAAAACCCAATGGGCATGATGGGCCAGGTCAACCAAGGGAATCATGTCATGGGGCAGAGGCCAATGCCCCCCTACAGACCCCCACAGCAAG gACCCCCTCAGCAGTACCCAGGGCAGGAAGACTACTATGGGGACCAGTACAGTCACGCAGGACAGGGAGCCTCAGAAG GTAATGCTCAGTATGGCCAACAGCAGGAAGCATATCAGCAAGGCCCTCCCCAGCAGCAGGGCTACCCTCCTCAACAGCAGTACCCAGGTCAGCAGGGCTACCCACCACAGCAGCAGGGTTACG GCCCCTCCCAAAGTGCCCCAGGACAGTACCCCAACTATCCTCAGGGCCAGGGACAGCAGTATGGAGCCTATCGCCCCCCTCAACCTGGACCCCCACAGGGCCAGCAGCAACGCCCTTATGGCTATGACCAG GGCCAGTATGGAAATTACCAGCAATGA
- the ss18 gene encoding protein SSXT isoform X2 — MSVAFAPHRQRGKGDITPAGIQKLLDENNQLIQCIMDFQSKGKTAECSQYQQMLHRNLVYLATIADSNQNMQSLLPAPPTQNMPMGPGGMNQSGPPPQPPHGHNMPSEGMVSGGPPAPHMQNQMNGQMPGPNHMPMQGPGPGPNQPPNMPSGSMNMPPSSHGSMGGYNHAVPSSQGMPAQSQMNMTQGQPMGNYGPRPNMNMQPNQGPMMHQQPPSQQYNMPPGGGGQHYQGQQNPMGMMGQVNQGNHVMGQRPMPPYRPPQQGPPQQYPGQEDYYGDQYSHAGQGASEGNAQYGQQQEAYQQGPPQQQGYPPQQQYPGQQGYPPQQQGYGPSQSAPGQYPNYPQGQGQQYGAYRPPQPGPPQGQQQRPYGYDQGHMRK, encoded by the exons ATGTCGGTGGCATTTGCACCTCACAGGCAGCGTGGGAAGGGTGATATAACACCCGCTGGAATACAAAAG TTACTTGACGAAAACAACCAGCTGATTCAGTGTATAATGGACTTCCAGAGCAAAGgcaaaacagcagagtgttcACA ATATCAACAGATGCTGCACAGAAATTTAGTGTACCTGGCCACAATAGCAGACTCCAATCAGAATATGCAGTCTCTCCTCCCGGCT CCACCCACTCAAAACATGCCCATGGGCCCTGGTGGGATGAACCAAAGTGGACCCCCCCCTCAGCCTCCTCACGGTCACAACATGCCCTCTGAGGGTATGGTCAGCGGTGGCCCTCCAGCCCCACACATGCAGAACCAGATGAATGGACAGATGCCTG GACCTAATCACATGCCCATGCAAGGTCCCGGTCCAGGCCCCAACCAGCCCCCAAACATGCCCAGTGGCTCTATGAATATGCCCCCCAGCAGCCATGGCTCAATGGGTGGTTACAATCACGCTGTCCCTTCCTCCCAGGGCATGCCAGCACAGAGCCAAATGAACATGACCCAGGGCCAGCCCATGGGAAACTATGGGCCACGGCCAAACATGAACATGCAGCCCAATCAAG GCCCCATGATGCACCAGCAGCCTCCCTCCCAGCAGTATAACATGCCACCTGGTGGTGGGGGCCAGCACTACCAAGGGCAACAAAACCCAATGGGCATGATGGGCCAGGTCAACCAAGGGAATCATGTCATGGGGCAGAGGCCAATGCCCCCCTACAGACCCCCACAGCAAG gACCCCCTCAGCAGTACCCAGGGCAGGAAGACTACTATGGGGACCAGTACAGTCACGCAGGACAGGGAGCCTCAGAAG GTAATGCTCAGTATGGCCAACAGCAGGAAGCATATCAGCAAGGCCCTCCCCAGCAGCAGGGCTACCCTCCTCAACAGCAGTACCCAGGTCAGCAGGGCTACCCACCACAGCAGCAGGGTTACG GCCCCTCCCAAAGTGCCCCAGGACAGTACCCCAACTATCCTCAGGGCCAGGGACAGCAGTATGGAGCCTATCGCCCCCCTCAACCTGGACCCCCACAGGGCCAGCAGCAACGCCCTTATGGCTATGACCAG Gggcacatgaggaaataa
- the psma8 gene encoding proteasome subunit alpha-type 8 → MAARYDRAITVFSPDGHLFQVEYAQEAVKKGSTAVGIRGKDIVVLGVEKKSVAKLQEERTVRKICALDEHVCMAFAGLTADARIVINRARVECQSHRLTVEDPVTVEYITRYIATLKQRYTQSNGRRPFGISALIVGFDYDGTPRLYQTDPSGTYHAWKANAIGRSAKTVREFLEKNYTDEAIAGDNEAIKLAIKALLEVVQSGGKNIELAVIRRNQPLKILESKEIETLVAEIEKEKEEEAEKKKQKKST, encoded by the exons ATGGCGGCAAGATATGACAGAGCTATTACTGTGTTTTCTCCCGATGGTCATCTCTTTCAAGTGGAGTATGCACAAGAAGCTGTAAAGAAAGGCTCCACTGCG GTGGGAATCAGAGGTAAAGACATTGTTGTACTTGGTGTTGAGAAGAAATCGGTAGCAAAGTTGCAGGAGGAAAGGACTGTCCGCAAAATATGCGCCCTGGATGAGCATGTCTGCATGGCATTTGCAG GTCTGACAGCAGATGCCCGTATTGTGATAAACAGAGCTCGGGTTGAGTGCCAGAGCCACAGGCTTACTGTTGAGGACCCTGTTACAGTGGAATACATCACACGCTACATAGCTACACTGAAACAG CGCTACACTCAAAGCAATGGGCGCAGGCCGTTTGGCATCTCTGCGTTGATCGTTGGCTTTGACTACGATGGGACTCCCAGGCTGTATCAGACAGACCCATCAGGAACCTACCATGCTTGGAAG GCAAACGCAATTGGTCGTAGTGCCAAAACCGTGAGGGAGTTTCTGGAGAAGAATTACACAGACGAAGCCATTGCTGGTGACAATGAGGCAATCAAGTTGGCTATCAAAGCTTTGCTTGAG GTCGTCCAGTCGGGAGGGAAAAATATTGAGCTTGCTGTTATCAGACGGAATCAGCCACTGAAG ATATTGGAATCCAAGGAAATCGAGACCCTGGTGGCTGAGAttgagaaggaaaaagaggaagaggcagagaagaagaagcagaaaaaatcCACTTGA